The following proteins are co-located in the Melanotaenia boesemani isolate fMelBoe1 chromosome 5, fMelBoe1.pri, whole genome shotgun sequence genome:
- the LOC121639607 gene encoding putative E3 ubiquitin-protein ligase ARI6 — protein sequence MSSTNEKCYDPRDSTLTFVDREDELDFLYEGFSSRRALMSCGHAVTPPSLTNWCRRLLENGESRFVCGQFSCNAEWPYVEVRKMALLTPEEREFFERNMALNAIKFYFDSKACPECKYSVTRKDESRLSVRCHVCTARKGTAYEFCWQCLKEWKGDHSRTDRCENEGCYNEALKTLTTCSVITFESVEGVTGCPSIRACPTCGYLLEHSSKKCKNIFCVRCKVEFCFVCLKITSECLKTSSHFISCSDGVAPRQTSIPVWQRT from the exons atgagCTCAACTAATGAGAAATGTTACGACCCCCGCGACTCCACTCTGACGTTTGTGGACAGAGAAGATGAATTAGACT ttctgtATGAAGGGTTTAGCTCTCGGAGAGCACTGATGTCTTGTGGCCATGCTGTTACTCCTCCATCTCTCACCAACTGGTGCCGTCGATTGCTGGAAAAC ggTGAAAGCAGGTTTGTATGTGGCCAGTTTAGTTGTAATGCAGAGTGGCCTTATGTGGAGGTCCGGAAAATGGCTCTCCTGACCCCTGAAGAAAGGGAGTTCTTCGAAAGAAACATGGCTCTCAATGCTATCAAATTTTACTTCGACTCCAAAGCT TGTCCTGAGTGCAAATACTCTGTGACGAGGAAGGATGAATCCAGACTGAGTGTCCGATGCCACGTTTGCACAGCAAGAAAAGGAACGGCCTATGAATTCTGCTGGCAGTGTCTGAAGGAATGGAAAGGTGATCACTCCCGAACAGACCGCTGTGAAAATGAAGGCTGCTACAACGAGGCCCTAAAAACACTGACAACCTGTTCAGTTATCACCTTTGAGTCTGTGGAAGGAGTCACAGGATGTCCCTCCATCCGGGCCTGTCCCACCTGTGGCTATCTGCTGGAGCACAGttcaaaaaaatgtaaaaacattttctgtgttcGATGTAAGGTggagttctgttttgtttgcttgaaGATCACGAGTGAATGTCTGAAAACAAGTAGTCATTTTATATCATGCTCTGATGGTGTCGCCCCCAGACAGACCTCTATACCTGTGTGGCAGAGGACATGA